From the genome of Nomia melanderi isolate GNS246 chromosome 14, iyNomMela1, whole genome shotgun sequence, one region includes:
- the LOC143175292 gene encoding uncharacterized protein LOC143175292, whose protein sequence is MFKTLLFAGLLAVAIAAPAPGPSPAPIPAPAPAPAPSSLIGSPLIAPLGPTLLSSIGTPVIYPSYPTLPLPGYVPPPLFLKNIVY, encoded by the exons ATGTTCAAGACG CTGTTGTTCGCCGGATTATTGGCGGTCGCCATTGCTGCTCCGGCACCCGGACCAAGCCCAGCTCCGATTCCAGCTCCGGCACCAGCCCCAGCACCCAGCAGCCTGATCGGCTCACCGCTGATCGCCCCGCTGGGACCGACTCTCCTCTCCAGCATCGGCACGCCCGTCATCTACCCCAGCTACCCGACGCTTCCTCTTCCAGGCTACGTGCCGCCGCCGCTGTTCCTGAAGAACATCGTCTACTAA
- the LOC116427152 gene encoding uncharacterized protein LOC116427152, translated as MEDASKLTDPEEDRRRSPTEKSKKLGNGSTGPVEPSSRRRDFGDDECSTDSGCSSGGSIGSAERLSRRGSSERLCRATRSPKSHCYLDRLRGRPTCSQERLSNVQRSSERVRAKSSRSWSPGDVRGIARTNESMSYSPSPSDVQSSSSDSDSFKKSFTADTLRRAFQTLKITSKWEGKENKHAKKSPKRILRSPVSYTYVRGLSGLPTQRVPRSAAQQLSMPCSCQEHVGLYR; from the coding sequence ATGGAGGACGCGAGCAAGCTGACCGATCCCGAGGAGGATCGCCGCCGCAGCCCGACCGAGAAGAGCAAGAAGCTTGGCAATGGGTCAACGGGCCCGGTGGAGCCGTCGAGTCGACGACGAGACTTCGGCGACGATGAGTGTAGCACCGACAGCGGGTgcagcagcggcggcagcaTCGGCAGCGCCGAGAGACTGTCCCGCCGCGGTAGCAGCGAGCGTCTCTGTCGCGCGACCAGGTCGCCGAAATCTCATTGCTACCTGGACCGGCTGCGAGGCCGGCCGACCTGCTCGCAGGAGCGGTTGTCTAACGTGCAGAGGAGCTCGGAGAGGGTCCGAGCGAAATCCTCCAGGTCCTGGAGCCCCGGGGATGTCCGAGGGATCGCCAGGACCAACGAGTCCATGTCCTACTCGCCCAGCCCCTCGGACGTCCAGAGCAGCAGCAGCGACAGCGACTCGTTCAAGAAGTCCTTCACCGCGGACACCCTGCGCAGAGCCTTCCAGACGCTCAAGATCACCTCTAAATGGGAGGGCAAGGAGAACAAGCACGCTAAGAAGAGTCCCAAGAGGATCCTACGCAGCCCGGTGTCTTACACGTATGTTAGAGGTTTGTCTGGCCTACCAACGCAGAGGGTCCCCAGGAGCGCGGCCCAGCAATTGTCCATGCCGTGTTCGTGCCAGGAACACGTTGGCCTTTATCGATAG